The following proteins are co-located in the Synechococcus sp. PROS-U-1 genome:
- a CDS encoding helix-turn-helix domain-containing protein, with translation MTCFTVWVLVVLLLPLHLLLWATESKSTRINRLRRRGATWKTIAARYGVSQSTARRWANA, from the coding sequence ATGACCTGTTTCACCGTCTGGGTGCTGGTCGTTCTCCTGTTGCCCCTGCACCTGCTGCTATGGGCTACCGAGAGCAAGAGCACCCGCATCAATCGCTTGCGCCGTCGTGGCGCTACCTGGAAGACAATCGCTGCCCGTTACGGGGTCAGCCAATCAACCGCAAGGAGGTGGGCTAACGCTTGA
- a CDS encoding AAA family ATPase yields the protein MTKWQKASFSVDQILQLNGNVNAVGTRTGPDADHLLILDIDGQSAVDICKKFACAPKDTGWAIRRDTDPERLKVAFHIPEDKRPFLTRKDGSPLGKRVLQTKAAVYDVDEFGEPKRDEKNRPITLEKQEAVELFYGSGQCVVLGDHKQSGGHYFWNGDPTKLDTPNDQWWGLINHIVDSHAVEDKERQPIENGTNQQSGPLTPCVICGRNTSSACTTFNDGNRQRINCYQGQTFSPPADLKVGADLIERDGISYALSGYGFNPSIGGFATFVEHIEKPAINPLADIDDLDDQPLDEWIAERIGDLLDLRLTTEDTWAKEMAIISELTCRRVNRQDIERRCLEALADRWNLAISQHHSGKRKRRGANQTKDGEHQQMLVHGFLPWKRDTLLFGPAGVGKTTAAVALAWSVISGKPFLDHDIPSDIKGKVLFIGSDGGDGAYEMWQNAAEDFGIADHPLWVDGCFHWGADQTEGIGAWSCTPAGLLELKEELETNDYALVIIDSWKAVLELAGIDFGIGPVGTVVRILQALIGQHCSALYLHHPSGNTKGKGVGGAGGNQNVNQIPYAVHELRVEPSSEDKPSCVRWLAHKVRGYTQREFLYRLSDDGLNVVEGDVITNASDRILITLGDLEGLGTATTSPAIKSQMRDVSEKTISNNLTRMRQRGLIKKTGSAWHLTKRGKFALNKLCDPTHTP from the coding sequence ATGACCAAATGGCAAAAAGCCAGCTTCAGTGTTGACCAAATCCTTCAACTCAACGGCAACGTAAATGCTGTTGGCACCCGTACTGGTCCAGACGCAGATCATTTGTTGATCTTGGACATTGACGGGCAAAGTGCTGTTGATATCTGCAAAAAGTTTGCCTGCGCACCCAAAGACACTGGCTGGGCAATTCGTCGCGACACCGATCCTGAACGGCTCAAGGTTGCATTCCATATCCCCGAAGACAAACGCCCGTTTCTGACGAGGAAGGACGGCTCACCGCTCGGCAAGAGGGTGTTGCAGACCAAGGCAGCCGTTTACGACGTCGACGAATTCGGCGAACCCAAGCGTGACGAGAAGAACCGCCCCATCACCCTGGAGAAGCAGGAAGCGGTTGAACTCTTCTATGGCTCAGGGCAGTGCGTTGTCCTTGGTGACCACAAGCAATCAGGCGGTCATTACTTCTGGAACGGCGATCCAACCAAGCTCGACACCCCCAACGACCAATGGTGGGGGCTGATCAATCACATCGTCGACTCGCACGCTGTTGAGGACAAAGAGCGTCAGCCGATTGAAAACGGCACCAATCAACAGTCGGGACCATTAACTCCCTGCGTCATCTGTGGTCGTAACACCAGCAGCGCCTGTACGACCTTCAACGACGGCAATCGCCAGCGCATCAACTGTTATCAGGGTCAGACGTTCTCACCACCTGCAGACCTCAAGGTTGGTGCTGACCTGATCGAGCGTGACGGCATCAGTTACGCCTTGTCGGGCTATGGGTTCAACCCATCGATTGGTGGCTTCGCAACTTTCGTCGAGCACATCGAGAAGCCAGCTATCAACCCGCTAGCTGATATTGATGATCTAGACGACCAGCCATTAGACGAGTGGATTGCAGAACGTATTGGTGATCTGCTCGACCTACGCCTGACCACAGAAGACACTTGGGCAAAAGAGATGGCAATCATCTCTGAACTCACCTGCCGTCGAGTCAATCGTCAGGACATCGAACGCCGTTGCCTTGAAGCTCTGGCAGACCGCTGGAACCTTGCAATCAGTCAGCACCACTCGGGCAAGCGCAAGCGGCGGGGAGCTAATCAAACGAAGGATGGTGAGCATCAGCAGATGCTGGTTCACGGGTTCCTCCCTTGGAAGCGAGACACCCTGCTCTTTGGTCCTGCAGGCGTCGGCAAAACCACTGCAGCAGTCGCACTGGCGTGGTCAGTTATCAGTGGCAAACCTTTCCTTGATCACGACATCCCCAGCGACATCAAAGGCAAGGTTCTTTTCATCGGCTCCGATGGTGGTGATGGTGCCTATGAGATGTGGCAGAACGCCGCCGAAGACTTCGGCATCGCCGACCATCCGCTCTGGGTTGATGGTTGCTTCCACTGGGGTGCTGACCAAACAGAAGGCATCGGTGCTTGGAGCTGCACACCAGCAGGACTCCTCGAACTGAAGGAAGAGCTTGAAACGAACGACTACGCCCTAGTCATCATCGACAGCTGGAAAGCGGTCCTTGAACTCGCAGGCATTGACTTCGGCATCGGTCCTGTCGGCACCGTTGTACGCATCCTCCAGGCGCTCATCGGGCAGCACTGCAGCGCCCTCTACCTTCACCACCCATCAGGCAACACCAAAGGCAAAGGCGTCGGTGGTGCAGGCGGTAACCAGAACGTCAACCAGATCCCCTACGCCGTCCACGAGCTGCGGGTTGAACCCTCCTCAGAAGACAAGCCCAGCTGTGTCCGTTGGCTTGCTCACAAGGTGCGTGGTTACACCCAGCGTGAGTTCCTTTATCGCCTCTCTGATGACGGTTTGAACGTGGTGGAGGGTGATGTCATCACCAACGCCTCTGACCGCATCCTGATCACCCTTGGAGACCTTGAGGGGCTCGGCACTGCAACCACCAGCCCAGCAATCAAGAGTCAGATGCGTGACGTCAGTGAGAAGACCATCTCCAACAACCTCACACGGATGAGGCAACGCGGGTTGATCAAGAAAACAGGCTCCGCTTGGCATCTGACCAAACGCGGCAAGTTTGCCCTCAACAAGCTCTGCGACCCCACACACACCCCATAG
- a CDS encoding histone deacetylase, with product MPLPVVYHPHYSAPLPSTHRFPMAKFRLLHQLLLEQGVVQADEVHRPLSIARRDLESIHPRTYHEAFSRDRLTRPEQRRIGLPATRPLVQRTWIAVGGTLLTARLALKRGLASHLAGGTHHAHPGFGSGFCIFNDCAVAARVLLGTGEVRRILIVDLDVHQGDGSAACFHHDPRVTTLSVHAASNFPLRKVEGDIDIPLADGTSDDDYLAAIADRLPDALDTIAPDLVLYNAGVDPHRDDRLGRLALSDAGLMMRDRLVLDACLRRRIPTATVIGGGYDALNPLVQRHAIVVRAAAEQARLFDLP from the coding sequence TTGCCGCTTCCGGTCGTTTACCACCCGCACTACTCCGCGCCGCTGCCGAGCACCCATCGCTTTCCGATGGCGAAGTTCCGGCTGCTGCATCAACTCCTGCTGGAGCAGGGGGTGGTGCAAGCCGACGAGGTGCATCGGCCCTTGAGCATCGCCCGCAGAGATCTGGAGAGCATTCATCCCCGCACGTATCACGAAGCCTTCAGCCGTGATCGCCTAACCCGACCGGAGCAACGCCGCATCGGACTTCCAGCCACACGCCCTTTGGTGCAGCGCACCTGGATCGCCGTGGGCGGCACCCTGTTGACGGCACGGCTGGCTCTCAAGCGGGGCTTGGCCTCTCATCTGGCGGGCGGCACCCACCATGCCCACCCCGGCTTCGGGAGCGGCTTCTGCATCTTCAACGACTGTGCCGTCGCCGCACGGGTGTTGCTGGGAACAGGAGAGGTGCGGCGAATTCTGATCGTGGATCTCGATGTGCACCAAGGGGATGGTTCGGCAGCCTGCTTTCATCACGACCCAAGGGTGACCACCCTTTCGGTGCACGCCGCCAGCAATTTCCCCTTGCGCAAAGTGGAAGGGGATATCGACATCCCCTTGGCTGATGGCACCAGCGATGACGACTATCTCGCCGCCATTGCCGACCGGTTGCCCGATGCCTTGGACACCATCGCGCCGGATTTGGTGCTCTACAACGCGGGCGTCGATCCCCATCGCGATGATCGGCTCGGCCGACTGGCTCTCAGCGATGCGGGACTGATGATGCGGGATCGACTCGTGCTCGATGCCTGTCTGCGCCGCAGGATTCCAACAGCAACCGTGATCGGCGGGGGGTATGACGCCCTCAACCCCTTGGTGCAGCGCCACGCCATCGTGGTGCGCGCCGCTGCCGAGCAGGCTCGCTTGTTCGATCTGCCATGA
- a CDS encoding pyridoxamine 5'-phosphate oxidase family protein — MTEALPPWRPLLRAAMQREGRSVSARWVQLASTGRDGTPRVRTLVFRGWAGVDQLELFSDQRSEKVKELSSHGAAELCWLFPKARQQYRLRGMVQLITPAEQADLCQQRWQQLSDTGRAVWGWPTPAKPLDPSAAFPEHLSDTSPLPDHFVVLRLQVETVERLNLGPHPHQRTRWSAQTLWQEQPLNP, encoded by the coding sequence ATGACTGAGGCTTTGCCCCCCTGGAGACCCCTGCTGCGCGCGGCCATGCAGCGGGAGGGACGTTCTGTTTCAGCACGCTGGGTGCAACTGGCCTCAACGGGACGTGATGGAACCCCCCGGGTGCGAACCCTGGTGTTCCGAGGCTGGGCCGGGGTGGACCAGCTCGAACTGTTCAGTGATCAACGCAGCGAGAAGGTGAAAGAACTCTCCAGCCATGGGGCTGCGGAACTGTGCTGGTTGTTTCCCAAAGCCCGCCAGCAATACCGACTGCGGGGCATGGTTCAGCTGATCACACCGGCCGAACAAGCTGACCTTTGTCAGCAGCGCTGGCAACAGCTCTCCGATACCGGACGTGCCGTCTGGGGATGGCCCACACCGGCAAAGCCTCTCGATCCCTCCGCGGCTTTTCCAGAACACCTCAGTGACACATCACCCCTACCTGATCATTTCGTGGTGCTGCGGCTGCAGGTGGAGACCGTCGAGCGGCTCAACCTGGGGCCGCACCCGCATCAACGCACGCGATGGAGCGCGCAAACGCTTTGGCAAGAACAGCCGTTGAACCCCTGA